In the Dehalococcoidia bacterium genome, TCTCGCAGGGTGGATTTCAAACACGCCCTGCGTGACCGTGAGAATGAAACGTTGAATATTAGATAAGAAAGCCTGATTAGTTTTGCTTTGAGAGGGCTACTTTCATCAGATAAACCCCGGCCAGGAAAAGGACAAAAAACACTATTACTAGCAAAGTGGCTTGCCATAGAGAATGCAGCGGCAGCGAGCCCAGCTTATCCCACTGCTGGATGATGGGCGAAGAGGTGGCGGATGCCACGAACCCGATGACCCCCCCGGCGAATAAAATTCCTCCAAGGATAAAAACCAGCAGGCCGGCCATGATATTACTGCGCATAGACAATCTCCTTCGCTGGAAAGTATAGGAGAGAGGTTTTGGGCTGGCAAACCAGTTTGGGTGTACGAACGTCGGAAAAGAAGGCTGTGCTATAATTACATCAGAGAGTCAGGGGGAAATTACAACGAAAGCCATCGATAAAGCCCGCCGCATTGTTGAGATTGCCAGCGACAAGCTGGCGTCCGATATCGCCCTTCTGGATACCCGCGGCGTCTGCGGGTTCGCCGATTTTTTTGTCATCGTAAGCGGCGAATCCGAGCGCCAGTTGGATGCCATCTCGGACGAGATAGCGCAATCCCTCAAGAAAGACGGCGGGATGGCGCCTCTCCACCGCGAAGGAGCTGCCGCCTCCGGCTGGATGCTGCTGGATTACGGCGATATCATCGTCCACATCTTCTCGCCCACGGAGAGGCAGTACTACAAGCTCGACGAGATGTGGGGGGCCGCCAAATCCCTGGTCCGCATGGCGTAAGCTACTGCTTGCGCTCGTAGCTCAGTATCTCCGAGTCCTTGAAGAATAGTTTCACCTCGTGCTCGGCCGTCTTGACCGAATCGGAGCCGTGCACCGCATTGCG is a window encoding:
- the rsfS gene encoding ribosome silencing factor, which encodes MTTKAIDKARRIVEIASDKLASDIALLDTRGVCGFADFFVIVSGESERQLDAISDEIAQSLKKDGGMAPLHREGAAASGWMLLDYGDIIVHIFSPTERQYYKLDEMWGAAKSLVRMA